The following are from one region of the Salvia hispanica cultivar TCC Black 2014 chromosome 1, UniMelb_Shisp_WGS_1.0, whole genome shotgun sequence genome:
- the LOC125194034 gene encoding pyruvate decarboxylase 1-like, translated as MDTKSSSVDTCTPGGPHHGPTTDPSATLGRHIARRLVQVGVEDVFSVPGDFNLTLLDHLIAEPGLTNVGCCNELNAGYAADGYARARGVGACVVTFTVGGLSVINAIAGAYSENLPVICIVGGPNTNDYGTNRILHHTIGLPDFSQELKCFKTVTCYQAVVSHLDDAHEQIDKAISTALMESKPVYISISCNLPGLPHPTFAIDPIPFSLSPRLSNKVGLEAAVNAAAEFLNKAGKTVMIGGPKLRLSKAESAFVELADASGYPVAAMPSAKGQVPEHHPRFIGTYWGSVGTHFCGEIVESADAYIFVGPIFNDYSSVGYSLLLKKEKAIIVQPDRVVVGNGPAFGCVLMRDFLRELAKKVTKNTTAFDNYKRIFVPDGQPVKSEPAEALRVNVLFQHVQKLLTGETAVIAETGDSWFNCQKLKLPEGCGYEFQMQYGSIGWAVGATLGYAQSVPKKRVISCIGDGSFQVTCQDVSTMIRCGQKSIIFLINNGGYTIEVEIHDGPYNVIKNWNYTGLVEAMWNGEGNCWTSKVQCEEELVAAIETATTEKKDCLCFIEVVCHKDDCSKELLEWGSRVSAANSRPPKPQ; from the exons ATGGACACCAAATCAAGCTCCGTCGACACATGCACGCCGGGCGGGCCCCACCACGGCCCCACCACCGACCCCTCGGCCACCCTCGGCCGCCACATCGCCCGCCGCCTCGTCCAGGTGGGCGTGGAGGACGTCTTCTCCGTCCCCGGCGACTTCAACCTCACCCTCCTCGACCACCTCATCGCCGAGCCCGGCCTCACCAACGTCGGCTGCTGCAACGAGCTCAACGCCGGCTACGCGGCCGACGGATACGCCCGCGCGCGCGGCGTCGGCGCATGCGTCGTCACGTTCACGGTGGGCGGCCTCAGCGTGATCAACGCCATCGCCGGCGCATACAGCGAGAATCTCCCCGTGATCTGCATCGTCGGTGGCCCCAACACCAATGACTACGGCACCAACCGCATCCTCCACCACACCATCGGATTGCCCGATTTCAGCCAAGAGCTTAAGTGTTTCAAAACAGTCACGTGTTATCAG GCAGTTGTGAGTCACTTGGATGATGCACATGAACAAATTGATAAAGCCATCTCGACGGCACTGATGGAGAGTAAACCGGTCTACATTAGCATCAGCTGCAATTTGCCTGGTTTGCCTCATCCTACATTTGCAATAGATCCtatccctttctctctctctccaag ATTAAGCAACAAGGTAGGGCTAGAGGCGGCGGTGAACGCGGCAGCGGAATTCCTAAACAAGGCGGGCAAAACGGTGATGATAGGGGGGCCGAAGCTCCGGCTATCCAAGGCAGAGTCCGCGTTCGTGGAGCTCGCGGACGCATCCGGCTACCCAGTCGCAGCGATGCCCTCGGCCAAGGGGCAGGTCCCGGAGCACCACCCCCGCTTCATCGGGACGTACTGGGGCTCGGTGGGCACGCACTTCTGCGGCGAGATAGTGGAGTCCGCCGACGCCTACATCTTCGTCGGCCCCATCTTCAACGACTACAGCTCCGTCGGCTACTCCCTCCTCCTCAAGAAGGAGAAGGCCATCATCGTGCAGCCCGACCGCGTCGTCGTCGGCAACGGCCCCGCCTTCGGCTGCGTGCTCATGAGAGACTTTTTGAGAGAATTAGCTAAAAAGGTCACTAAAAACACCACTGCATTCGACAACTATAAGAGGATTTTCGTGCCGGATGGGCAGCCTGTGAAGAGCGAGCCCGCGGAGGCGCTGAGGGTGAATGTGCTGTTCCAGCACGTGCAGAAGCTGCTCACCGGCGAGACCGCCGTCATAGCCGAGACCGGAGACTCGTGGTTCAACTGCCAGAAGCTCAAGCTGCCGGAAGGATGCGG GTACGAATTCCAGATGCAGTACGGATCGATCGGGTGGGCGGTGGGAGCCACGTTAGGGTATGCGCAGTCGGTCCCCAAGAAGCGCGTGATCTCGTGCATCGGTGACGGGAGTTTTCAG GTGACGTGTCAGGATGTGTCGACGATGATACGGTGCGGGCAGAAGAGCATAATATTTTTGATCAACAACGGGGGATACACGATCGAGGTGGAGATCCACGACGGGCCGTACAACGTGATCAAGAACTGGAACTACACGGGATTGGTGGAGGCGATGTGGAACGGGGAGGGAAACTGCTGGACTTCGAAGGTGCAGTGTGAGGAGGAGCTGGTGGCGGCGATTGAGACGGCGACGACGGAGAAGAAGGATTGCTTGTGCTTTATTGAAGTAGTCTGCCACAAGGATGATTGCAGCAAAGAGCTGCTAGAGTGGGGGTCAAGGGTCTCTGCTGCTAACAGCCGCCCTCCTAAACCTCAGTAG
- the LOC125201933 gene encoding aldehyde dehydrogenase family 2 member B4, mitochondrial-like, producing MAGRRISTMLSRSLSLPSTVTSLGKKYGLRRGMQRFSSAAVVEEPIAPSVQVNHTKLFINGQFVDSASGKTFPTLDPRTGEVIAHVAEGDKEDVNRAVSAARKAFDEGPWPKMSAYERSRIMLRFADLVEKNIEELAQLETWDNGKPYLQALTSELPIFVRLFHYYAGWADKIHGLTVPADGPHHVQVLHEPIGVAGQIVPWNFPLLMFAWKVGPALACGNTIVLKTAEQTPLTALYVAKLFREAGLPDGVLNIVSGYGPTAGAALASHMDVDKIAFTGSTETGKVVLELAARSNLKPVTLELGGKSPFIVCEDADIDSAVEIAHFALFFNQGQCCCAGSRTFVHEKIYDEFIAKAKARALKRTVGDPFKKEIEQGPQIDSKQFQKVLGYIKSGIDSNATLECGGAQFGSKGYFIQPTVFSNVQDDMLIARDEIFGPVQSILKFKDIDEVIRRANATRYGLASGVFTSNIDTANTVSRGLRAGTVWVNCFDVFDAGIPFGGYKMSGIGREKGIYSLNNYLQVKAVVTALKNPAWL from the exons ATGGCAGGTCGCAGAATCTCCACCATGCTCTCtcgttctctctctctcccctctACTGTTACTTCACTTG gCAAAAAATATGGATTGAGGAGGGGAATGCAGAGGTTTAGTAGTGCTGCAGTTGTTGAGGAACCAATAGCCCCTTCTGTTCAAGTTAATCACACCAAGCTTTTCATCAATGGCCAATTTGTGGATTCAGCATCTG GAAAAACATTCCCCACGTTGGATCCCCGGACTGGAGAAGTCATTGCCCATGTTGCTGAGGGCGATAAGGAAGATGTTAACCGTGCAGTCTCAGCTGCTCGTAAGGCCTTTGACGAAGGGCCATGGCCTAAAATGAGTGCTTAT GAAAGGTCGCGCATAATGCTGCGTTTTGCTGATTTAGTCGAGAAAAACATAGAAGAGCTAGCTCAGCTTGAGACATGGGACAATGGCAAGCCATATCTGCAAGCTTTGACATCTGAACTTCCAATATTTGTTCGATTATTCCATTACTACGCTG GTTGGGCGGATAAAATCCATGGACTGACCGTGCCTGCTGACGGACCTCACCACGTTCAAGTTCTGCACGAGCCAATTGGCGTTGCAGGCCAGATCGTTCCATGGAACTTTCCGCTTCTCATGTTTGCTTGGAAAGTTGGCCCTGCTCTTGCTTGTGGAAACACCATTGTCCTCAAAACTGCAGAGCAGACGCCCTTGACTGCTCTGTATGTTGCCAAATTGTTCCGTGAG GCCGGTCTTCCTGATGGTGTTCTCAATATCGTGTCCGGATATGGTCCAACTGCCGGTGCAGCTCTTGCCAGTCACATGGATGTAGACAAG ATTGCTTTCACCGGATCGACTGAGACAGGCAAGGTCGTGCTTGAGCTAGCTGCGCGGAGCAATCTGAAGCCGGTGACACTCGAATTAGGAGGCAAATCTCCATTCATTGTATGCGAGGATGCTGATATTGATAGCGCCGTTGAGATAGCACACTTTGCTCTCTTCTTTAACCAG GGCCAATGCTGCTGTGCTGGTTCGCGCACATTTGTCCACGAGAAGATCTATGACGAGTTCATTGCAAAGGCTAAGGCGCGCGCTCTTAAGCGCACTGTTGGCGACCCCTTCAAGAAAGAGATCGAACAAGGCCCACAG ATCGACTCAAAGCAGTTCCAGAAGGTTCTTGGTTACATAAAATCCGGCATTGATAGCAATGCTACTCTGGAGTGTGGAGGGGCGCAGTTCGGGTCTAAAGGCTACTTCATTCAGCCAACGGTGTTTTCCAACGTACAG GATGATATGTTGATAGCACGGGACGAGATTTTTGGACCGGTCCAATCCATCTTGAAGTTCAA GGACATCGATGAGGTGATAAGACGAGCAAACGCGACGCGGTATGGCCTAGCGTCGGGCGTGTTCACATCAAACATTGACACGGCCAACACAGTGTCGAGGGGGTTGAGGGCCGGCACGGTGTGGGTGAACTGCTTCGATGTGTTCGATGCAGGGATACCGTTCGGAGGGTACAAGATGAGCGGCATCGGGCGGGAGAAGGGGATCTACAGCCTTAACAACTACCTGCAAGTGAAAGCTGTGGTTACTGCTTTGAAGAATCCTGCTTGGTTGTAA